In Lolium rigidum isolate FL_2022 chromosome 3, APGP_CSIRO_Lrig_0.1, whole genome shotgun sequence, the genomic window ATCTACAACATAGCCATACCTGGGTATGTACTACTATGTATATCTTGCTTGAATTCCAACCTCTGTCTCCTGCATATAGGTGCTGGACCTTGACAGGAAAATCAGGCGTGGCCGAGACAGGCTTGCTCAAGAAGTCGAATTACCGCCTCCTGCCCACGGTGACAAGTCCGAGCAGCTCTCCATGCTCGAAGAGAAGATCAAGAAGCTGCTGGAGCAGATCGAACAGCTCGGCGAGTCTGGCAAAATTGACGAAGCTACAGCGCTTATGAGGATGGTACTGCACTGACACACAGCCCCCATGACCTTTTTTTTAGTTTGCTCAATTATCACTGGCCCTCAGTGGTGCCTCTACTCAACTAACACGTATCTGATCCTGGATGGATTGCAGGTTGACGTTCTGAATCTCGAGAAGGCGGCTCTGACCAACCAGATAGAGAATAAGGCCCTCATGATCCCGCAGGAGAAGAAGATGGAGCTTTGCGAGCAATGTGGTTCGTTCTTGGTGACCAATGACGTCCTCGAGAGGACGCAATCCCATGTTACCGGCAAGCAGCACATCGGTTATGGTCTCGTCAGGGATTTTCTTGCGGAATACAAGGTGGATAATCGTTTTGTTGCATGGCTAAAAGGGAACAGCACCCTTTTGCCTTTATGACAGCAAGTTCTGATCTCCGTTGCTTTTCAGGCtgcaagagaagaggagaggcttGCGAGGGAGAAGGAAGTGGACGAGCGCCAGAGTCAGAGGGAGAGAGGGTCTTACCACAACGGAGGCCGACGTGACGTACCTAGGGAGAGACCTGGTAGAGAGCATGATCGTGACCGGTACTGTGAGCGCCACCGTGACAGGGGGAGGCCCTATGAGCATGCAGGCAGAGGGTCAGACTATAGAGGCGGTTCCTACAACAACCGGAGAGATTACGAAAGGGAGAGGCACAGAGACGGTAGGAATGGTGATGCAAGAAGGAACATGGGGAGAATGAGGAGCAGATCACGGTCTCCGGGCAGGCACGGTTATTAAATCATTATGAAGAAGGCCAGGCAATTAGTTCGAGTTATCAGACTTGCGAGGTAGACCGTTATGCCCTTTACTTGTTTATTCTGTGCCGATGGGTTTGAGTCCGAGTTATGTCGTCATtattaaagtttaaaccttactcTGCTCTAGCAGCTTTGTTGAAACCATATGGTCTTTTAGAGGAAAAAAAAACCAGTTGAAGGTATCATCTGTCCTTGTGTAATTTATTGTTGCTTTATATCTTATGTGTGCTCTCAGGTTGTGTTTTCAGTCTAGGAACTGAAAAATTGTTATGCAAATAGAGCTGAAAGCCGTATGGCAGGTATTCCATAACCTCTCTGTCTTATACATGTTAAAACTGGAATTGATATGTATGGTTGGGTAGGACCTGGAAGCATTAGCCGGAGGTGTTTGTGGTGGAAGAACAGGTAACAATTTAAACAAATGGTTTATTTGAGTAATATAAACTAGTGTAACAGCAGCTACTAAACTAATTGGTTGACTTGAGGTAGCACTAGGCCAAGGTATTTGGGGAGAAGAACAGGTAACACGCTACTACACTAATTGGCTGTTTTGAGTAATAAACTAACGCAACAGCAGCTACTAGCTAAATGCTCCAAGCACTCTAATCACCATACCAGATGTTTGCATGATTTGCTTGTTCTGTTTTGTGCTTGCGCTGTTGCTGCCTCGGCAGTGCTGATCCATCTCTGGCAGCTGCCCTTCCTCATGTCGCTCACCTAGGACATCGTTTTTTTTATAACCCTGTCTTGTACATTTAATTTTCACTGCCAGTGTAGATATTGTGTGTATTACACCATACATTTCCTCTTTATGAAGAGAAATCTACGGGGTATTATCTTCAGATACGGCGGCCATTAGTATCTGCAGTAGGGGGTTTCTTTGAATCGGTAAAGATGGTGATTGTCGACATTGGAGATTATCTTACCGGAAGATTTGATGTAACCCGTGCTGTTTTTGAATTACAAACATCATTAGATCATGTGTGTGGAATTCTTCAAGCAAATCATCCAATTGTGTGCATGCTTATTCTTCGAGTTTGCTTGAAATGTTTTGGAGTATTTGGAGTTGTATTGCCAATAATTGTTCCTGACGTTGACGACTAAGACCAATCTTACCGTTGAACGTGCAGGAGGTCTGGTATAAAATGAGTTTGAAAATACGGTATGTTTGTTGGCAGATGTGCAAGTGCAAAGCACAGTCCTAATTGCATTTGTTTGTTCCACGACAAAGTAGTTTGCTCCACATCGTATAATGATGAAATCTGGTGAATTCGTAGCAACACCATTTGGCTTACACAAGGATTTCTGAACAGCCCTGATGTAACCTCTGTATATGTCTGTTTTACATGTTAAGCTGGAATTTATATACTCCGTCACATATTAGGTGTCGgaccctttttttttttgcgataacCCCCCCTAAGATTTCCTGGCCAAGCAATTCTTTGCTCTCGTCGACGGCGCTGCTTCCCCTCCGCCTCTCGAGGCTGCTTCCCCTCTGCCCCATGCTCCCTCCTTGCGCGCGACGTTTGCCTCCCTCTTTCTCTCGCGTTGTGGTGCCCTGTGCCTCATCCTCTCGTGCCCACTGGGTTAGTGCTTAAAATGAGGATTTTTCTactcgtggtggtggtggtgccggtGTGGAGGAGCTCAATTCGAGTTGGTGGCCGGCGGAGATCCAATCACTCTGGTGCTGCTCGTGGCGGCACGGCGGAGCTCCAATCTGGTGTTGTTGCTGGATCCAGCCAAGGTCGTGGTAAAAATGGCCTCTTTGCTGGCGCGACATGAGCGGTAGCGGGTGGGTGCAGTTGTGGGAGAACAAGGCGTGGTTGG contains:
- the LOC124704709 gene encoding luc7-like protein 3, with the translated sequence MDAQRALLDALMGSSRNLTEDEKKDHREVGWDDPDVCAPYMARFCPHDLFINTKSNLGNCPKIHDPILKQSFEDSPRYAAILPKFEAELAHRCEKLVLDLDRKIRRGRDRLAQEVELPPPAHGDKSEQLSMLEEKIKKLLEQIEQLGESGKIDEATALMRMVDVLNLEKAALTNQIENKALMIPQEKKMELCEQCGSFLVTNDVLERTQSHVTGKQHIGYGLVRDFLAEYKAAREEERLAREKEVDERQSQRERGSYHNGGRRDVPRERPGREHDRDRYCERHRDRGRPYEHAGRGSDYRGGSYNNRRDYERERHRDGRNGDARRNMGRMRSRSRSPGRHGY